One segment of Poecile atricapillus isolate bPoeAtr1 chromosome 35, bPoeAtr1.hap1, whole genome shotgun sequence DNA contains the following:
- the R3HDM2 gene encoding R3H domain-containing protein 2 isoform X3 translates to MSNSNTAQESLEIMKESEKKVVEESVNKTKYVSRSPSKEEVEKDGGEEVSVRQESQKRTSGHGHARKRAKSNSKLKLVRSLAVCEESSGPFVDGLLESQDIIQLHVSCPSDKEEEKSTKDGVEKEEKDKNKEKTPRKMLSRDSSQEYTDSTGIDLHEFLVNTLKKNPRDRMMLLKLEQEILEFISDNNNQFKKFPQMTSYHRMLLHRVAAYFGMDHNVDQTGKAVIINKTSNTRIPEQRFSEHIKDEKNAEFPQRFILKRDDTSMDRDDNQIRLPLQDGRRSKSIEEREEEYQRVRERIFARESGQNGYLTDSRGNRDGLSRASGSRQSSTESEIKSLEPRPWSSTDSDGSIRNLRPPVTKASSFSGISILTRGDSVGSSKGSTASRTSRAGLVLGAPEACSQSPSSQPSRGLLPCTAPQPPPQPPPAAPGLPPAQQQPAMSSPMMSQADELSSPFGQISLSRQGSTEAPDPSSAMFQSSLISQHPQQTGFIMATPGQPIPTSSYSASGHTAPTQQVLQPQGYIQPPQQIQVSYYSPGQYPNSSQQYRPLSHPVAYSSQRPQQLPQQSQQPGLQPMMSNQQQTYQGVVGVQQAQPPGLLNSQRNNMGGQMQSVMGVQQAQPPGLLSSQRSGMGSQMQGLMVQYTPLPSYQVPMASESQNVVQQPFQQPVLVPASQSVQGGLQAGGVPIYYSVIPTAQQNGNSPSVGFLQPPGSEQYQMPQSPAPCSPPQMQQQYSGVSPSGPGVVVMQLNVPNGPQAPQNPPVVQWSHCKYYSLEQRGQKPGDLYNPDTSAQASTQLNSPITSPTQSPTPSPVTNLNSVCTGLSPLPVLTQFPRPMGPAQGDGRYSLLGQPLQYNLSLCPPPLLHNQPSYTGHQGQTGMKHGNRSKRQALKSASTDLGTSDVVLGRVLEVTDLPEGITRTEADKLFTQLAMAGAKIQWLKETQGRRGDGGGGDNSGTPENGRHSDLAALYTIVAVFPSPLAAQNASLRLNNSLSRFKLRVAKKNYDLRVLERASSQ, encoded by the exons ATGTCCAACAGCAACACGGCACAGGAGTCCCTGGAAATTATGaaggaatcagaaaaaaaggtgGTTGAGGAATCTGTGAACAAAACCAAATATGTATCCAGGTCACCAAGCAAGGAGGAAGTGGAGAAGGATGGGGGGGAGGAGGTCAGTGTGCGCCAGGAATCTCAG AAGCGAACATCGGGTCACGGACACGCCAGGAAAAGAGCCAAG TCTAACTCAAAGCTTAAACTGGTCAGGAGTTTGGCTGTGTGTGAGGAATCCTCGGGCCCCTTTGTGGATGGGCTGCTGGAGTCTCAG GACATCATCCAGCTGCACGTGAGCTGCCCCTCTGACAAGGAAGAGGAGAAATCCACCAAAGATGGGgtggagaaagaagaaaaagacaagaataaggaaaaaacaCCAAGGAAGATGCTCTCTCGAG attccAGCCAGGAATATACAGACTCCACTGGAATAGATTTGCATGAATTTTTAgtaaatacactgaaaaaaaacccacg GGATAGAATGATGCTGCTCAAGTTGGAACAGGAGATTCTGGAGTTCATTAGTGATAACAA CAATCAGTTCAAGAAGTTCCCCCAGATGACCTCGTACCACCGGATGCTGCTCCACCGGGTCGCGGCCTATTTCGGGATGGATCACAACGTGGATCAGACCGGGAAGGCCGTGATCATCAACAAGACCAGTAACACACGAAT ccctgagcagaggTTCTCTGAGCACATCAAGGATGAGAAGAACGCAGAGTTCCCGCAGAGGTTTATCCTAAAACGGGATGACACCAGCATGGATCGGGATGATAACCAG ATCAGACTCCCCTTGCAGGATGGGAGAAGGAGCAAATCCATAGAAGAGCGAGAGGAGGAATATCAGCGGGTCAGGGAGCGGATATTTGCACGAGAG tcTGGCCAGAACGGATACCTCACGGACAGCAG gggCAACCGGGACGGGCTGAGCCGGGCCTCGGGCAGCCGCCAGAGCAGCACCGAGAGCGAGATCAAATCCCTGGAGCCGCggccctggagcagcacagactCAGACGGCTCCATCCGCAACCTGAGGCCACCTGTCACCAAAGCCAGCAGCTTCAGTGGCATCTCCATCCTGACCCGCGGGGACAGCGTCGGCAGCAGCAAGGGCAGCACGGCCAGCAGGACATCACGGGCAG GTTTGGTGCTAGGTGCCCCTGAGGCCTGCAGCCAGTCCCCATCCTCGCAGCCCAGCCGTGGCCTCCTGCCCTGCACGGCCCCGCAGCCGCCCCCGCAGCCGCCCCCGGCAGCCCCCGgcctccccccagcccagcagcagccggCCATGAGCAGCCCCATGATGTCCCAG GCCGACGAGCTCAGCAGCCCCTTCGGGCAGATCAGCCTCAGCCGACAGGGCTCGACAGAAGCCCCAGATCCTTCCTCGGCGATGTTCCAGTCATCCCTCATTTCCCAGCACCCTCAGCAGACAGGATTCATCATGGCAacccctgggcagcccattcccaCCTCCAGCTACTCGGCCTCGGGGCACACGGCCCCCACTcagcaggtgctgcagccccagggctaCATTCAGCCTCCCCAGCAA ATTCAGGTTTCTTACTACTCCCCCGGGCAGTACCCGAACTCCAGCCAGCAATACCGACCCCTCAGTCACCCAGTGGCCTACAGCTCCCAGcgcccccagcagctcccccagcagtCCCAGCAGCCAG GTTTACAGCCAATGATGTCCAACCAGCAGCAAACATACCAAGGTGTGGTGGGGGTGCAGCAGGCGCAGCCCCCCGGGCTCCTCAACAGCCAGAGGAACAACATGGGGGGCCAGATGCAGAGCGTGATGGGGgtgcagcaggcacagccccctgggctcctcagcagcCAGAGGAGTGGGATGGGGAGCCAGATGCAAGGTCTGATGGTCCAGTACACGCCGCTGCCTTCGTACCAG gtTCCCATGGCCAGTGAGTCCCAGAATGTGGTCCAGCAGCCCTTCCAGCAGCCAGTGCTTGTGCCAGCCAGCCAGTCTGTGCAGGGGGggctccaggctggaggggtccccATCTACTACAGTGTCATCCCCACTGCCCAGCAGAATGGCAACAG ccCATCCGTGGGgttcctgcagcctcctggcTCTGAGCAGTACCAGATGCCGCAGTCCCCAGCGCCCTGCAGCCCCCCCCAGATGCAGCAGCAGTATTCAG gggtgtccccgtCAGGCCCTGGTGTGGTGGTGATGCAGCTGAATGTCCCCAACGGCCCCCaggccccccaaaacccccccgtGGTGCAGTGGAGCCACTGTAAGTACTACAGCCTGGAGCAGCGGGGGCAGAAGCCAGGAGACCTCTACAACCCCGACACCAGTGCTCAG GCCAGCACCCAGCTGAACAGCCCCATCACGTCCCCCACCCAGTCCCCGACGCCGTCGCCCGTCACCAACCTCAACAGTGTGTGCACggggctgagccccctccccgtCCTCACACAGTTCCCCCGGCCCATGGGCCCAGCACAAG GTGATGGGAGGTACTCGCTGCTGGGCCAACCTCTGCAGTAcaacctgtccctgtgtcccccgcCGCTGCTCCACAACCAGCCCAGCTACACAGGACACCAG GGGCAGACTGGAATGAAACACGGAAACCGGAGCAAGAGACAGGCCCTGAAATCAGCGTCCACCGACCTGGGGACAAGTGACGTAG tgctgggccgGGTGCTGGAGGTGACAGACCTGCCCGAGGGCATCACACGGACAGAGGCCGACAAGCTCTTCACCCAGCTCGCCATGGCCGGTGCCAAAATCCAGTGGCTCAAAGAGACTCAGGGGCGCCGCGGGGACGGAGGCGGCGGGGACAACAGCGGGACTCCGGAGAACGGCAGGCACAGTGACCTCGCTGCCTTATACACCATCGTGGCCGTGTTCCCCAGCCCCCTGGCTGCCCAAAACGCCTCCCTCCGCCTCAACAACTCCCTCAGCCGCTTCAAACTGCGCGTGGCCAAAAAGAACTACGACCTGCGGGTGCTGGAGCGGGCGAGCTCCCAGTAG